The Bacillus sp. F19 DNA segment AAAGTAATACTTATTACTATTATAAGCAGTCTGCTCATTTTACACAAAAAGGAGTGAAAGGTTTATGGTAACGTTATATACATCACCAAGCTGTACTTCTTGTCGTAAAGCGAAAGCATGGTTAGAAGAGCATGAAATCGCATATACAGAGCGCAACATTTTTTCAGAGCCGCTATCAGTTGACGAGATTAAAGAAATCTTGCGCATGACTGAAGATGGAACAGATGAAATAATTTCTACTCGTTCAAAGATCTTTCAAAAATTGAACGTGAATGTCGAAACAATGCCTCTTCAAGATCTTTATGATCTGATTCAGGAGCACCCAGGCCTATTAAGACGCCCTATCATCATTGATGAAAAGCGATTGCAGGTCGGATACAATGAAGATGAAATCAGACGCTTCTTGCCTAGAAAGGTACGCACATATCAGCTGAGAGAAGCACAGCGTTTAGTGAATTTCAGTTAAAGAATTATAACCCATAGAAAACCTTCCTTAGCTGTTAAGGAAGGTTTTCGTTTTTTTCGATGCGCTGATAAATGAAGCCAGATAAAATCAAGAACAAAATGAGCAAATAAGGGAGCATGACTCCCATGCTTGGATGTGTATGGAATATTGGCGCAAGCTTGTGTTCATGGATAATCATTTTGCCTGCAGTATAAGCAAGCATTCCTCCTCCGATATAAATGAGAGCAGGATATTTATCTAAAATTTTAAGAATGAGATTGCTGCCCCAAATCATGATCGGGATCGAGATTAACAGGCCGATTATGACAAGGATTGTCTGGCCATTAGCTGCTCCGGCAACCGCAATGACATTATCCATTCCCATCAGCATATCAGCCAGTACTATCGTCTGAACCGCTTTTCTCAAGGATTGATAACTTTTTATTTCTCCTTCTTTTTCCTCACTTCCTACAATTAAATGATAAGCGATATAGAGGAGCAGAATCCCGCCAATCAGCTGCACAAAAGGAATCTGGAATAAATAGACTGCTACTGAAGTAAGCAGGATGCGAACCCCAATTGCGAAGACCGTTCCTAAAATGACTGCTTTTTTTCGCTGTTTAGGGGGCAGATTTCGGCTTGCCATTGCAATAACGATCGCGTTATCTCCTCCAAGGAGCAAATCAATGCCGATAATCATAATCAAAGACATGAGAAATTCCTGTTCCATTTAAGTACCTCTTTCCCTGTTATTGACTGCTCGTACCATATATATGAAGCGAACTTTGAATTATGAGCCATTCTATATAGGTAAATAACTGTTTTTGTAAATTCAAGGTTTTTTTATTTCATTCGGAGCTGTTTTATCATAAAATAGGAGTACAAGAATCTTGAAAGGCAAGTCTCATTTTCAAGACAAGTTTTATAAGCTAATGATGCGTTGCGCTGACGATTAAATAGCTGCTGATTTGGGTAAAGTGTAGAAAAGTGCAACTTATTTAGGGGTTTAGTTGTCCCTTCAACATCATATATAGAAGGGAAGGTTGTAAAGATGGAGATAGAACGAATTAATGAATATACCGTAAAGTTTTATATTTCATATCTTGATATAGAGGAACGCGGTTTTGACAGAGATGAAATCTGGTACAACCGCGAAAGAAGTGAAGAGTTATTTTGGGAAATGATGGATGAAGTTCACGACGAGGAAGACTTCATGGTGGAAGGGCCGCTATGGATTCAGGTGCAGGCTCTCGATAAAGGTTTAGAAGTTATTGTAACAAGAGCTCAGCTGTCAAAAGACGGCCAGAAAATTGAACTTCCTTTATCTGAGGATAAAGTGAAGGAATTACCGGTCGATGTGAACATTGAATCAATTCTAGATCAGCACTTTAATGATGATCTTGATGATTCAGACGGTTCGGCGGAGGAAGAAGAGCAGCAGCTGCAATTCCTGATAAAATTTAATGATTTTGAACATATTATTGCTTTAGCGCAAGTTCCTGTGAGCGGCTTTGTCAATTCACTTTACTCACTGGATAAAAACTACTACCTGTATGTAGAGTTTGATGAGCAGCATTCAGATGAAGACATTGAGAATATGCTGAGTATTATTCTCGAGTATGGACAAGAATCACGCATGACCATTCACCGCGTCACGGAATACGGCAAGGAAATTATTGCGAATGAAGCTCTTGACGTTGTTAAGAAACATTTTAGCTAAAACTAAGAAGTGCCGATTTCATGAAGTTTGAAGTCGGCTTTTTTTACCATTAAATTTCATACAGTCTGTTTTCGGACAAGAGTTTTGTTTAAGCATCCGCAGTTATCGATAAAACAAAAGATCCTTTATAAAAGTCAGGGGTAAAACATGAAAAATACGGTTCGAGTGCTTTTGTTTGCAATTATTATTGGTTTTTTTATCTATATCATTCAAAATTTTACTGGAAGTATTTCAAGTGAATGGATGATTACAGCTACTTCTGTTCTCTTTGCATTTTCACTTATCTTTATTGGATTTGTCATTTTCCTTGAAAACCGCAAACCCTCTCAAACGATTACATGGCTTGTCGTGCTTGGAAGTTTACCGCTGATCGGCTTTTTATTTTACCTGGTATTTGGCCGCAATGTGAGAAAGAGGAAGTTATTTGACCGAAAAGCGCTGGTTGATGAAAAAATCATGTTTGAAATTGAAGGTAATCAATCGTCTTATGAGGATAAGATTGATTTAATGGGCGACCATCAGCAAATGCTTTTTAATTTAGCGCACCGCATTGGACATACTCCAATTTCATTTGCTACAAGGACGAAAGCCTTGACGAATGGCAATGAGACATTTAATCATATTTTTGGGGAAATTGAGAAGGCTGAGCATCACATCCACCTTGAGTATTATATTGTCAGGCACGATGAAGTCGGCAGCAAATTAAAAGATGCTTTGATTAAGAAAGCGAAAGAAGGCGTAGAGGTTCGCTTTTTATATGATTCAGTCGGAAGCTGGAAATTATCAAAGGCGTACATTAAAGAAATGCAGCAGGCAGGCATTGATGTAGTTTCATTCTTACCTGTGAAAATGCCCTTTTTGAATAACAAAGTCAATTTCCGCAATCACAGAAAAATCATCGTCATCGATGGAACTGTCGGGTTTGTCGGCGGCTTGAATGTCGGTGATGAATACTTGGGCAAGAATGAGTTTTTCGGATTTTGGCGTGATACCCATTTAATGGTGTGGGGCGAAGCCGTCCGCACGCTGCAAATGATCTTTCTTCAGGATTGGTATTACATGACGGGAGAAAATATTGTGAAGAAAGAATATATGACTCCTTCTGTTCAGCTTGAAGAGCATGAAGGGGGCGTACAGATAATTGCTGGCGGACCTGATAACAAATGGGAAGTCATTAAGAATCTGTTCTTCTCGATGATTACATCTGCCAAAGACTCCATCTGG contains these protein-coding regions:
- the spxA gene encoding transcriptional regulator SpxA is translated as MVTLYTSPSCTSCRKAKAWLEEHEIAYTERNIFSEPLSVDEIKEILRMTEDGTDEIISTRSKIFQKLNVNVETMPLQDLYDLIQEHPGLLRRPIIIDEKRLQVGYNEDEIRRFLPRKVRTYQLREAQRLVNFS
- a CDS encoding TerC family protein; its protein translation is MEQEFLMSLIMIIGIDLLLGGDNAIVIAMASRNLPPKQRKKAVILGTVFAIGVRILLTSVAVYLFQIPFVQLIGGILLLYIAYHLIVGSEEKEGEIKSYQSLRKAVQTIVLADMLMGMDNVIAVAGAANGQTILVIIGLLISIPIMIWGSNLILKILDKYPALIYIGGGMLAYTAGKMIIHEHKLAPIFHTHPSMGVMLPYLLILFLILSGFIYQRIEKNENLP
- the mecA gene encoding adaptor protein MecA: MEIERINEYTVKFYISYLDIEERGFDRDEIWYNRERSEELFWEMMDEVHDEEDFMVEGPLWIQVQALDKGLEVIVTRAQLSKDGQKIELPLSEDKVKELPVDVNIESILDQHFNDDLDDSDGSAEEEEQQLQFLIKFNDFEHIIALAQVPVSGFVNSLYSLDKNYYLYVEFDEQHSDEDIENMLSIILEYGQESRMTIHRVTEYGKEIIANEALDVVKKHFS
- the cls gene encoding cardiolipin synthase, whose protein sequence is MKNTVRVLLFAIIIGFFIYIIQNFTGSISSEWMITATSVLFAFSLIFIGFVIFLENRKPSQTITWLVVLGSLPLIGFLFYLVFGRNVRKRKLFDRKALVDEKIMFEIEGNQSSYEDKIDLMGDHQQMLFNLAHRIGHTPISFATRTKALTNGNETFNHIFGEIEKAEHHIHLEYYIVRHDEVGSKLKDALIKKAKEGVEVRFLYDSVGSWKLSKAYIKEMQQAGIDVVSFLPVKMPFLNNKVNFRNHRKIIVIDGTVGFVGGLNVGDEYLGKNEFFGFWRDTHLMVWGEAVRTLQMIFLQDWYYMTGENIVKKEYMTPSVQLEEHEGGVQIIAGGPDNKWEVIKNLFFSMITSAKDSIWIASPYFVPDEDILSALKIASLSGVDVRLLVPKRPDKKIVFYASRSYFLELLEAGAKIYEYEKGFMHSKIVIVDYELASIGTANMDMRSFHLNFEVNAFLYRTRSTQKLVDEYERDLKVSHEIIMDEFNKRPFKQKLYESMSRLLSPLL